Proteins encoded together in one bacterium window:
- a CDS encoding 1-acyl-sn-glycerol-3-phosphate acyltransferase, with product MNQARAHHPTGQKLKHPPEVLKRVRRTGDYARRRQPKYGVYPNFYTFAHRLVELVFRRTCRWDVYGLDNLPMASVPHISAFGHEYVERLPLPVVFAVKHVSIRDIFVVGLSIRRVVGWMVKSPLGQIYGFSRVLIWLSGVFVFRDKDIDQIATGKQFRYGLLGDDALPHLHLMLDDGYSVMVFAEGTRDDPLAVKDIKTGPLRLAINANVKIVPVGLAGTGKRKNGALVKRRFLRRRCVAVFGGPIDPTDFSMTPARNPWDAINLPALRSHVRERMELCTHEAHQKLLAL from the coding sequence ATGAATCAAGCCAGAGCACATCATCCGACCGGTCAGAAGCTGAAACATCCGCCAGAGGTACTCAAGCGTGTGAGGCGGACCGGCGACTACGCACGTCGACGTCAACCGAAGTACGGCGTGTATCCCAATTTTTATACCTTTGCACATCGGCTAGTCGAGCTTGTGTTTCGCCGCACCTGCCGCTGGGACGTGTACGGTCTCGATAATCTGCCCATGGCTTCAGTCCCGCATATCTCAGCCTTTGGGCATGAGTATGTCGAACGCCTACCCCTACCGGTGGTCTTTGCGGTCAAGCACGTCTCGATCCGCGACATCTTCGTGGTCGGTCTGTCGATCAGGCGAGTGGTGGGTTGGATGGTGAAGTCTCCGTTGGGTCAAATCTACGGGTTTTCTCGCGTTCTGATCTGGTTGAGCGGCGTGTTTGTTTTTCGAGACAAAGACATTGATCAGATTGCAACAGGCAAACAGTTTCGCTATGGACTGCTGGGCGACGATGCCTTGCCGCATCTTCATCTGATGCTCGACGATGGCTACTCGGTCATGGTCTTCGCAGAGGGGACGCGTGATGACCCGCTCGCTGTCAAGGACATCAAGACCGGCCCTCTGCGCTTAGCGATCAATGCCAATGTCAAGATCGTGCCAGTTGGTTTGGCGGGTACTGGCAAGCGTAAGAACGGTGCACTGGTGAAGCGTCGGTTCTTGCGTCGGCGCTGTGTGGCGGTCTTCGGGGGGCCGATCGATCCTACCGACTTCAGTATGACGCCAGCACGCAATCCGTGGGACGCGATTAACCTCCCGGCATTGCGTAGTCATGTGCGTGAGCGGATGGAGCTCTGTACACATGAAGCTCATCAGAAGCTCCTGGCTTTGTAG